The genomic region CGAGGGACTCTACCCGTACAACGAGAACCCGTTCGCGGCGACCGGGATCGGCTTCCTCGTGAGCTGCTTCAGCACGTTCATTACGAACAAGTTCACCGAGCCGATGCCCGTCGAGGACCGCAACGAGATCTTCCGCGGTTCGACGGAACTCTCCGACGGCGGCGTCGTCGACGACGACTGATCGACGCCAGTGTGACCCCTCACGGCTCGTACGCTTCCGTTTCGTTTTCTCCTCGGACGCGACCGCCGGGTCCGCACAACGACTGCACAGCGGCCGCCACGCCGGCGCGGGGCCGAATCAGACCCGACCGACGACGCGCCGTCCGGAACAGCGAACAGTATAAGTAGGCGTCGTGGTTCGTTGCCGATGATGGAGATCCCGTGTTTCGAGCCTCGAATCGACGCCGACGACGCGGTCCAGCGGACGGATCGCCTGACGGTGACGAGTTACCTGTTGTCGACGCTTCGGTCCCTTCTCGGTCGTGCGGACGAGTCGGAGCCGACCGTCACCGTGCTCTACTATCCCGACTATCTGGCCTACACGACGGTGACGCTCCAGCGGGTCGGGCTCGGCGAGAAGGAGGACAAGTTCGTCGCCGCGGTCGACGCGGCGACTGGCCGCGTCGGCGAAGTCGACGTTACCCTCCCCGACATCGAGACCCGCGAGATCCTCGAATCGCAGGTCGTCCCGATCGAGTACGACGAGGACGACGCCGAAGCGGAGTGGGACGAATGGCTGTTCTCCTACATCGACCGCACGTATCGTCCGGTCAAGCGACCCGAAACCTCGCTTGACCGCCTCGAACTCGTCTACACGCCCTACTACGCCGTCGACTACGGTCCGGACGCCGACGAGGGCCCGTACGCGGTCAGCGCGCTCACGAAACAGGTCGAACTGCTCGCGGACATTCCGCCGCTGAACGACGAGTACTCCGCGGTCGTTTCATCCGAGTGAGCGCGGTGGGGTCGTCCCGTCGATCGCTCAAGGCCAAACCGATGATCGGTCCCAAACGCACGAGCCGACCGACCGGCAGTCGGCACTCGCCCCCTCAGTACCACGCCGTTCCCGCGTCGACGTTGATGTCCTGTCCCGTGATGTGACGTGCCTGCCGGCTCAGTAAGAAGGAGACGGTGTCCGCAACGTCCGCAGCGTCGACGAGTTCGCCCAGCGCCGCATCGTCGGTGAACACCTCCCGTTTGGCCTCCTCGTAGGAGATGCCGCGTTGCTCGGCCTGGTTCTCGATGACGCGCTCGATGCGCGGCCCCTTTGTTGCACCGGGACAGACGGCGTTGACCGTCACGTCGTCGTCGCCGAGTTCGAATGCGAGCGTCCGCGTCAGCCCGATAACGGCCATCTTCGACGCAGTGTACGGCGTCCGGTCCTCGAGCGGCCGCTTCCCGCTGATCGACGAGACGTTGACGACGCTCCCGCGGTCGCTCGCCGCGAGCAGCGGTGCAGCGTGCTTGACGACGAGGAACGGCCCTTTCGCGTTGACGGCCATGGTCCGGTCCCAGTCGTCGGCGTCGACCTCCGTCACGGGAGCCGTCGGCCCGGCGATTCCAGCGTTGTTCACCACGCCGTCGAGACCGCCGAACGTCGCTTCGGTTCGCTCGATCAACTCCTCGACCGACGATTCCTCGGTCACGTCCGTCCGAACGGGGAGCGCTCGGTCCTCGGCGTCGGCCATCGCCGCCGTCTCTTCGATGCCGTCGCTGCGCGCCGCCAGCGCGACGTTCGCCCCCTCGTCGAGGAGTCGGAGTGCGATCGTCCGTCCGATGCCACCGCTCGCGCCGGTCACGATGACGGTTCGTCCGTCGTGCATACGGACATCGATTTCGCGGGCCGGACAATAATTCCTCGCCCTCGATTGGGACGGACCGAGACCGCTCGGAGGGGCGGAGCGCGCGAGGGAGAGCCACGGATTTTATAGCGTCCGAGGAGGATGGCTGATTCGTACGCATGTCCGAGTCAGTCGACTATCTGAAAGAAGCGGGTAGCGCCTCGATCGAGATCGACCAAGAAGTAACCGACGCCGTCCACGACATCCTGAGCGAGGTCAAGGAGCGCGGCGACGAGGCGCTCTACGAGTTCACCGAGCGGTTCGACGATGTCGAGGTTGAGGAGTTCCGCATTGATGACGCGGAGATCGAAGCCGCAGCCGCGGAACTGACCGACGCCGAGAAGGAAACGATCGACAACACGATCGAGAACGTCCGCGCGTTCCACGAGGAACAGCGCGAGCATATCGAGGGCTTCGAAAAAGAGTTCGAGGAGGGCGTGAAACTCGGCCAGCGCATCGTCCCCGTCGAGTCCGCTGGCACGTACGTCCCCGGCGGTCGCCACCCGCTCGTGGCCGCGCCAGCGATGTCGATCGTCCCCGCGAAGGTTGCCGGCGTCGATCGGATCGTCACCTGCGCGCCGCCACAGGAGAACGGCAGCATCCAGCCGGCCCAACTGTACGCGATGGATCGCGCCGGAGCCGACGAGATCTACAGCATCGGCGGCGCGCAGGCCATCGGTGCGATGGCCTACGGCACCGAGTCCGTCCCGGGCGTCGCGAAGATCACAGGCCCCGGAAACGTCTTCACCACGGAGGCGAAGCGGCAGGTCTTCGGTCACGTCGGCATCGACTTCCTCGCCGGTCCCTCCGAAGTGCTGATCCTCACCGACGAGACGGCCGATCCCGAACTGGTCGCGACCGACCTGCTCGCCCAAGCCGAACACGACCCCAACTCGCGGCCGATCCTCGTCTCGACTGACTACGACGTCGCCGAGGCGGCCGTCGAGGCCCTGGACGAGCAGGCCAGTGACCTGCGCACCGAGGACGTCGCCCGCGAGTGTTGGGACGAGAACGGCGAGGTCGTCGTCGCCGATTCCATGAACGCCGCCGTCGACGTCGTCAACGACTACGCGATCGAACACCTGCAGGTGATGATCGACGACCCCCGCTCGATCGTCGACGACCTCACCAACTACGGCTCGCTGTTCCTCGGCGACCACTCGCCGGTCGTCTTCGGCGACAAGGCCGTCGGAACCAACCACAGCCTCCCGACGCTGGAGGTCGCCCGCTACAGCGGCGGCATCACAGCCAGTACGTACCTCAAGATCCTCACCCATCAGGAGGCGACCGAGGAGGGGGCCGCTCGGATTGCGCCGTGGGCGGCCGAGATCTGCAAACTCGAGGGTACGCACGCCCACCAGCTCTCGGCGGAGGCGCGCTTCCGCGACGATATCAGCCCCGATTACGGCCCGCAGGAGTGACGAGAGTAACCGCTTCGCGACGCCCGCTGCCCCGCTCGAGCACGTACTCCCTCGAGTGCGGCCATCGAGAGCCTCGATCAGGGGAAACCGCTCTCGCAGTCCCGAAGTGACGTGATCGGCGCGGCCGAGTACTTCGAGTAGTACACCGGCGTCGATCGGGCCAGCGCTGGTCGCCGGCAACACGACGGTCGTGAAACCGGTCGAGCAGACGCCGCTCTCCTCGCTGCGGCTCGCGGGACTCTGTCGGGAGGCCCGCGTTCCGGACGGCGTCGTTAACGTCGTGCCGAGCTACGGCGACCCGTGGGACAGGCGCTGACCGATCACGTGGGTGTCGCGCAGATGAGCACCAGCGGTGCCCCTGTCGATGGACGGCCGTCCATGAGATTTTAGGCCCCGCTCGACGAGGTACCGGTGATGGCTACGCAATTCGATCCCGACAGCGTCGCAGTCGTCGGTGCCGGAACGATGGGTCACGGCATCGCGACGGTGTTCGCGAGCGAGGGGTACGACGTCGGACTGCACGATCAGGACGAAGGGCGACTCGAGACCGCTCACGATCGCGTCCATGAATCGCTCACGCAACTCGACGACCACGACCGACTGGGAGTGGAACTCGAGACGGCCCGGAACGCGGTCTCCAGCGGAACCGACCTCGAGGCAGTCATCGCGGACGCCGATCTCGTCATCGAGGCGGTCACCGAAGAGTTGGACGTGAAACGGACGGTGTTCGAGACGCTCTCTGATCTAACAGACTCTGGAACTGTACTGGCAACTAATACGTCCGGTCTATCGATCACCGAGATCGCCGCCGCAACCGACGCCCCCGACCGAGTGCTGGGAACGCACTGGTTCAACCCGCCCCACATCGTTCCGCTGGTCGAGGTCGTGAAAGGCGAGGAGACCGATGACGACCTCGCAGCGGCCATGACGGCATTTCTCGACGATATCGGGAAGACGGCAATCACGGTCGAGAAGGACGTACCGGGGTTCATCGGAAACCGGATTCAGATGGCCATGTGCTACGAGGCATTCTCGTTGCTCGACCGCGGCATCGCGAGCGCCGAGGACATCGATAAGGCGGTCAAAGCCGGATTCGGGTTCCGACTCCCGTCGATGGGGATCTTCGAGAAGGTCGACCAGTCCGGGGTCGATGTCCACCACGCCATCGAATCGTATCTCATGCCCGAACTTGACCGGGGCACCGATCCAAACCCGGTCGTCTCGGACCTCGTCGAGCAGGGCGACTTCGGCCTGAAGACCGGCGAGGGCGTCTACGATTGGACGGACGCGGATCCCG from Natrinema versiforme harbors:
- a CDS encoding SDR family NAD(P)-dependent oxidoreductase — encoded protein: MHDGRTVIVTGASGGIGRTIALRLLDEGANVALAARSDGIEETAAMADAEDRALPVRTDVTEESSVEELIERTEATFGGLDGVVNNAGIAGPTAPVTEVDADDWDRTMAVNAKGPFLVVKHAAPLLAASDRGSVVNVSSISGKRPLEDRTPYTASKMAVIGLTRTLAFELGDDDVTVNAVCPGATKGPRIERVIENQAEQRGISYEEAKREVFTDDAALGELVDAADVADTVSFLLSRQARHITGQDINVDAGTAWY
- the hisD gene encoding histidinol dehydrogenase, producing MSESVDYLKEAGSASIEIDQEVTDAVHDILSEVKERGDEALYEFTERFDDVEVEEFRIDDAEIEAAAAELTDAEKETIDNTIENVRAFHEEQREHIEGFEKEFEEGVKLGQRIVPVESAGTYVPGGRHPLVAAPAMSIVPAKVAGVDRIVTCAPPQENGSIQPAQLYAMDRAGADEIYSIGGAQAIGAMAYGTESVPGVAKITGPGNVFTTEAKRQVFGHVGIDFLAGPSEVLILTDETADPELVATDLLAQAEHDPNSRPILVSTDYDVAEAAVEALDEQASDLRTEDVARECWDENGEVVVADSMNAAVDVVNDYAIEHLQVMIDDPRSIVDDLTNYGSLFLGDHSPVVFGDKAVGTNHSLPTLEVARYSGGITASTYLKILTHQEATEEGAARIAPWAAEICKLEGTHAHQLSAEARFRDDISPDYGPQE
- a CDS encoding aldehyde dehydrogenase family protein; the encoded protein is MKPVEQTPLSSLRLAGLCREARVPDGVVNVVPSYGDPWDRR
- a CDS encoding 3-hydroxyacyl-CoA dehydrogenase family protein, with protein sequence MATQFDPDSVAVVGAGTMGHGIATVFASEGYDVGLHDQDEGRLETAHDRVHESLTQLDDHDRLGVELETARNAVSSGTDLEAVIADADLVIEAVTEELDVKRTVFETLSDLTDSGTVLATNTSGLSITEIAAATDAPDRVLGTHWFNPPHIVPLVEVVKGEETDDDLAAAMTAFLDDIGKTAITVEKDVPGFIGNRIQMAMCYEAFSLLDRGIASAEDIDKAVKAGFGFRLPSMGIFEKVDQSGVDVHHAIESYLMPELDRGTDPNPVVSDLVEQGDFGLKTGEGVYDWTDADPDAVVTDRDAQLLAQLEQYESDH